Proteins found in one Solitalea lacus genomic segment:
- the cobA gene encoding uroporphyrinogen-III C-methyltransferase, with product MIINDKNIQPKLTLVGAGPGDPDLLTIKGLKAIADADVVLFDALANEELLKYASKKAELISVGKRAGKHSMKQEQINELIVKKAFQCGHVVRLKGGDPFIFGRGYEEIDYAEAFGIETAVVPGISSFYSVPELQKIPVTVRGTNESFWVVTGTTASGELSKDIYHAAQSSATVIILMGMNKLEEIASVFAQNNKGEIPVAIIQNGSLPEEKAGYATIDTMASMVKEQQLTNPAIIVIGEVVRLGRNSYFFEQLASLKKENTWK from the coding sequence ATGATTATTAATGATAAAAATATACAGCCTAAATTAACATTGGTAGGAGCTGGTCCAGGTGATCCTGACTTGTTGACTATTAAGGGATTAAAGGCTATTGCCGATGCCGATGTGGTGTTGTTTGACGCATTGGCTAATGAGGAACTGCTTAAATATGCTTCAAAGAAAGCGGAGCTAATCTCAGTTGGAAAACGAGCTGGCAAACATTCCATGAAGCAAGAACAGATAAATGAACTGATTGTGAAAAAGGCTTTTCAATGTGGACATGTAGTTCGTTTAAAAGGTGGTGATCCGTTCATTTTTGGTCGTGGGTATGAAGAAATTGACTATGCTGAAGCTTTTGGTATTGAAACTGCGGTTGTGCCCGGTATTTCTTCATTTTACTCAGTTCCTGAATTACAAAAAATTCCTGTTACAGTTCGTGGTACCAATGAAAGCTTTTGGGTGGTTACAGGTACTACTGCATCTGGGGAGCTTTCCAAAGATATTTACCATGCTGCCCAATCTTCTGCTACGGTTATCATTTTGATGGGAATGAATAAGCTTGAAGAAATTGCTTCTGTGTTTGCCCAAAATAACAAAGGCGAAATTCCGGTTGCCATTATTCAAAATGGTTCATTACCTGAAGAAAAAGCTGGTTATGCAACTATCGACACGATGGCTTCTATGGTAAAAGAACAGCAATTAACCAATCCTGCCATAATTGTAATCGGTGAGGTGGTTCGATTGGGACGTAACTCTTATTTCTTTGAACAATTAGCATCACTTAAGAAGGAAAACACATGGAAGTAG
- the tgt gene encoding tRNA guanosine(34) transglycosylase Tgt — translation MKFDLVATDNASSARAGLMQTDHGTIETPIFMPVGTAGTVKAVHQRELKEDIEAQIILGNTYHLYLRPGLDTIQKAGGIHKFNGWERPILTDSGGYQVYSLADIRKIKEHGATFQSHIDGSKHLFTPENVMDIQRVIGADIIMAFDECTPYPCDYSYARKSMEMTHRWLKRCCERFDTTEGLYGYNQTLFPIVQGSTYKDLRIRSAETIASFEREGNAIGGLSVGEPAPEMYEMTEIVCNILPKAKPRYLMGVGTPMNILECIALGIDMFDCVMPTRNARNGMLFTKHGIINIKNEKWKNDFSPIDETSDLYADQVYTKAYLRHLLQSKEILGAQIASLHNLHFYLWLVKEARMHIIQGDFIQWKNKMVVDMAKRL, via the coding sequence ATGAAGTTTGATTTAGTAGCAACCGATAACGCCTCCAGCGCCCGGGCAGGGTTAATGCAAACCGACCACGGAACGATAGAAACCCCGATTTTTATGCCGGTAGGGACTGCAGGGACGGTTAAAGCGGTTCATCAGCGCGAATTAAAAGAAGATATTGAAGCGCAAATTATCTTAGGTAATACCTATCATTTATACCTCCGACCAGGATTAGACACAATTCAAAAAGCGGGCGGTATTCATAAATTTAATGGCTGGGAAAGGCCAATTTTAACAGATAGTGGTGGATACCAGGTTTATTCCCTGGCCGATATTCGTAAAATAAAAGAACACGGAGCTACCTTTCAATCCCATATCGATGGGTCAAAACATTTATTTACCCCCGAAAATGTAATGGATATACAAAGGGTAATTGGCGCCGATATCATTATGGCATTTGATGAGTGTACTCCATATCCTTGTGATTATTCTTACGCCCGTAAATCCATGGAGATGACTCACCGTTGGTTAAAGCGCTGTTGCGAACGATTTGATACCACAGAGGGTTTGTATGGATATAATCAGACATTATTCCCAATTGTACAAGGCAGTACATATAAAGATCTTCGTATACGTTCTGCCGAAACCATTGCCTCTTTTGAGCGCGAAGGAAATGCTATCGGTGGATTATCGGTAGGTGAACCGGCTCCTGAAATGTACGAGATGACAGAAATAGTGTGTAACATCTTACCAAAAGCTAAACCCCGATATCTAATGGGTGTAGGTACTCCTATGAATATTTTGGAGTGTATAGCATTGGGCATTGATATGTTTGATTGTGTTATGCCGACAAGAAATGCTCGTAATGGAATGTTGTTTACAAAGCATGGTATCATCAACATTAAAAATGAGAAGTGGAAAAACGACTTTTCTCCAATTGATGAAACCAGTGACTTGTATGCCGATCAGGTGTATACCAAAGCCTATTTAAGACACTTATTACAATCAAAAGAGATTTTAGGGGCCCAAATTGCCTCGTTGCATAATTTGCATTTTTATTTATGGTTGGTTAAGGAAGCTCGTATGCATATTATTCAAGGAGATTTTATTCAATGGAAGAATAAAATGGTTGTTGATATGGCAAAAAGATTATAA
- a CDS encoding TSUP family transporter encodes MEVAEVKKESSETAEVVPHHSYIGHDRPRNNLFPVFLKLESLNTLIVGGGNVALEKLRAVISNSPDAKVEVIAKDFIAEVKEFLEEYEIPFKQKEFEEEDLEGKDLVIVAVNDKIKSAEIHRLGHAKNVLVNAADTPEFCDFYLSSVVQKGNLKLAISTNGKSPTMAKRVKEILNDAFPYEIDDVLNNMEVIRKKLNGDFADKVRQLNDITSVLAVRTQPETPKRRKIVNILTYVFSGLGLIILGFLAGKYATSDNFTAAGNWVGNHVTSEIFIFIIGGFIAQMIDGALGMAYGVSATTFLMSFGITPAAASASVHASEIFTTGVSGISHLKFGNVNSKLFKTLVIPGVLGAIAGAYLLSSLQEYAYVMKPIVATYTLVLGVIIIRKVISKKKSKKKLKKIGWLAGFGGFMDSVGGGGWGPIVTSTLIAGGRNARYTIGSVNLTEFFVSFASSVTFILVLGLDHFQVIAGLIIGGSIAAPIAARLSSKLPVKTIMLVVGIVVILVSLRIILMMLGKYI; translated from the coding sequence ATGGAAGTAGCAGAAGTTAAAAAGGAATCTTCAGAAACAGCCGAAGTTGTTCCTCATCATTCCTATATAGGACATGATCGTCCCCGGAATAATCTATTTCCGGTGTTTTTAAAACTGGAAAGCCTCAATACACTGATTGTTGGAGGGGGTAATGTTGCCCTTGAAAAGCTACGTGCGGTAATCAGTAACAGCCCTGATGCCAAAGTTGAAGTAATTGCCAAAGATTTTATTGCAGAAGTAAAAGAATTTTTGGAGGAATATGAAATTCCGTTCAAACAAAAGGAATTTGAGGAAGAAGACCTGGAAGGTAAAGACTTGGTCATTGTAGCTGTAAATGACAAGATTAAAAGTGCTGAAATACATCGTTTAGGGCATGCAAAAAATGTTTTGGTAAACGCCGCTGATACGCCAGAGTTTTGTGATTTTTATCTGAGTTCGGTTGTTCAAAAAGGCAATTTGAAATTGGCTATTTCAACCAATGGTAAATCTCCCACAATGGCAAAAAGGGTAAAGGAGATCTTAAACGATGCTTTCCCTTATGAAATTGATGATGTTTTGAATAACATGGAGGTTATTCGTAAAAAACTAAATGGTGATTTTGCTGACAAGGTTCGCCAATTAAATGATATTACCTCTGTCTTAGCAGTAAGAACTCAGCCGGAGACGCCCAAACGTCGTAAAATTGTAAATATTCTTACCTATGTGTTTTCGGGCTTAGGCCTGATTATTTTAGGATTTCTTGCTGGCAAATACGCAACCAGCGATAATTTTACGGCAGCAGGAAACTGGGTAGGTAACCATGTCACTTCCGAAATATTCATCTTTATAATTGGTGGTTTTATTGCTCAAATGATTGATGGTGCGTTAGGAATGGCCTACGGCGTTAGTGCGACAACATTTTTAATGTCATTTGGTATTACACCCGCGGCGGCAAGTGCCAGTGTTCATGCTTCTGAAATCTTTACCACCGGAGTTTCAGGTATAAGTCACCTTAAATTTGGCAATGTAAATAGTAAGCTTTTTAAAACATTAGTGATTCCTGGGGTTTTAGGTGCAATTGCAGGAGCTTATCTCTTATCCTCATTGCAAGAATATGCTTATGTAATGAAGCCAATTGTAGCCACGTATACGCTGGTTTTGGGAGTAATTATCATTCGTAAGGTGATTAGTAAGAAAAAATCCAAAAAGAAATTAAAGAAAATTGGCTGGCTTGCGGGGTTTGGCGGTTTTATGGATTCAGTCGGAGGTGGAGGATGGGGACCAATCGTTACTTCAACATTAATAGCCGGAGGCCGAAATGCACGTTATACTATCGGCTCAGTAAACTTAACTGAATTCTTCGTTTCATTTGCAAGTTCAGTAACCTTTATTTTAGTTTTAGGACTGGATCATTTTCAGGTTATTGCAGGCTTAATTATAGGAGGTTCCATTGCAGCACCAATTGCCGCTCGTTTGTCAAGTAAATTACCGGTTAAAACAATTATGTTGGTGGTTGGAATTGTAGTCATATTAGTTTCGCTACGGATTATTTTGATGATGCTTGGCAAGTATATTTAG
- a CDS encoding RrF2 family transcriptional regulator, with translation MLSKKTKYAIKALVALAKNETNQPMLIADIAKNEQLPKKFLEAILLELKHNGFVSSKKGAGGGYYMLKPAEEINLSAIIRIVDGPIALLPCVSLNFYERCEECKDEVTCGIRDVAKDVRDATLKILLETSIADIIRREQVLADQAKDAKMN, from the coding sequence TTGTTATCCAAAAAGACTAAATACGCTATTAAAGCACTGGTGGCTTTGGCTAAAAATGAAACTAACCAGCCCATGCTGATTGCCGACATTGCTAAAAATGAGCAACTTCCGAAGAAGTTTCTGGAGGCAATTCTATTGGAACTGAAGCATAACGGATTTGTAAGTAGTAAGAAAGGTGCAGGTGGAGGTTATTATATGCTTAAACCAGCTGAGGAGATCAATCTTTCTGCTATTATACGTATTGTCGATGGACCAATTGCGTTGTTGCCTTGTGTTAGTTTAAACTTTTATGAGCGTTGTGAAGAATGCAAAGACGAGGTTACTTGTGGAATAAGAGATGTAGCCAAAGATGTTCGAGATGCTACTTTGAAAATTTTACTTGAAACCAGTATTGCCGATATCATTAGACGTGAGCAAGTATTGGCTGATCAAGCTAAAGATGCTAAAATGAATTAA
- a CDS encoding TolB family protein, producing the protein MRHLQKFKLLYISIFISVILTINSYSIFAQVFNNGQNPPSLKWQQINTENYQVIFPTGLEKEAERTANVLEHLYNYVGKSLKTKSRKISIILQNQSTVSNGFVTLAPRHSEFYTTPPQDLEPNNWINSLAIHELRHVVQIDKTTSGINIPLIEEIQFALFGGVFPIWFIEGDAVVTETALTSSGRGRLPDWEKEFRGNVLSGKNYSYSKHYFGSLKDNIPDYYHLGYYMAAKMRRDYSDSVFNSIFTRAKNKFYIPWPFSNSLKHHTGFNTNQFYYQTVKELGNKWENQLNSTQSVNYSTINKRKNDVATDYFLPKALNENEIVCIKKGLADVSTFFKIDIKTGKETSILTMGPQLSPHFDLKQNILIWDEIRFDPRYQYRNYSVICTYNLKTKEFKQLTKKSKYFSPSLSADGKTVVCVQVTENNQFNLVILDRETGNIIKTIDNPKNYFLQTPAFNADGNMIAYAVSDNHGRNLAVYDLSQLKETLLLDWNFKQSLRPSFYQNQLFYHSSYTGIDNIFKLDLASKSIKQLTYSSSGAYNATVDLLYKRLLFNNFSYRGQDISLIPLDKGNIIEVKETPSAFINYYQPIVAREHGKSVLDSFPNNSYKISTYKEGLHLINFHSLSPYAMSGDNDNYTAGISLKSNNLLNTMSVTLGYTYDNSVKSGEYNASIAYKKYYPIFSLNYTNRKRVAVFDSVINQQTFYRQFNFRENRADLSITVPLSFYKANFNYSIGLTSKLSYISRYNIENGPQDFIKEIKFPIDNTLYFYRTSRSSARDINPKWGQQISLRYNSFPLDDNLDGSIFTLESTFLFPGIIKHHSFLVSFNYQNNTGVFRNAIEIPQASGASYFNRTAPLENSLLFRYRFPLFYPDWELGRFAYIKRFKGGLFTDFENINNAGELKSYGLELRADCNLLRFYLPQFDIGTKMILFANKSIQSPAFELIFNFSL; encoded by the coding sequence ATGAGGCACTTACAAAAGTTTAAATTATTGTATATCAGTATATTTATATCAGTTATTTTAACAATTAATTCATATTCAATTTTTGCACAAGTATTTAACAATGGTCAAAACCCTCCCTCTTTAAAATGGCAACAAATTAATACCGAAAATTATCAGGTTATCTTTCCTACCGGATTGGAAAAAGAAGCCGAACGAACAGCCAATGTTTTGGAGCACCTGTACAACTACGTTGGGAAATCATTAAAAACTAAAAGCAGAAAAATTTCAATTATCCTGCAAAATCAATCGACTGTTTCAAATGGTTTTGTCACCCTGGCTCCCCGTCATTCAGAGTTTTATACAACTCCTCCTCAAGATTTAGAACCTAACAATTGGATCAACAGCTTGGCTATTCATGAGCTAAGACATGTGGTTCAAATTGACAAAACAACTTCTGGAATTAATATTCCCCTAATCGAAGAAATTCAGTTTGCTTTATTTGGAGGGGTTTTTCCAATTTGGTTTATAGAGGGTGATGCAGTAGTTACAGAGACTGCTTTAACAAGTTCAGGCAGAGGGCGCTTACCTGATTGGGAAAAAGAATTTAGAGGCAATGTACTTTCGGGTAAAAATTATAGCTATTCAAAGCATTACTTCGGCTCATTAAAAGATAACATCCCCGATTATTATCACTTAGGATACTATATGGCAGCAAAAATGAGAAGAGATTATAGCGATTCTGTTTTCAATTCCATTTTTACGCGTGCCAAGAATAAGTTTTATATACCGTGGCCTTTTTCAAACTCCCTGAAGCATCATACAGGTTTTAATACCAATCAGTTTTATTATCAAACAGTAAAAGAACTCGGTAACAAATGGGAAAATCAGCTCAATTCAACTCAAAGTGTTAATTATTCAACTATCAACAAACGAAAAAACGACGTCGCAACTGATTATTTTTTACCCAAAGCACTAAATGAAAATGAAATTGTGTGTATAAAAAAAGGTCTGGCCGATGTGAGCACGTTCTTTAAAATCGACATAAAAACTGGAAAAGAAACATCCATTTTGACAATGGGTCCTCAATTAAGCCCGCATTTCGACCTTAAACAAAATATTTTGATTTGGGACGAAATAAGGTTTGATCCGCGATATCAATATAGAAACTACTCCGTTATATGCACTTACAATTTAAAAACAAAAGAGTTTAAGCAGCTGACAAAAAAATCAAAGTACTTCTCACCCTCGCTTTCAGCCGATGGAAAAACCGTTGTTTGCGTGCAGGTGACAGAAAACAATCAATTCAATTTGGTAATTCTTGACAGGGAAACTGGTAATATTATAAAGACAATAGACAACCCGAAAAACTATTTTTTACAGACTCCAGCATTTAACGCTGATGGTAATATGATTGCTTATGCAGTTTCTGATAATCATGGTAGAAATTTAGCTGTTTATGATCTTTCCCAATTAAAAGAAACTCTTTTGCTGGATTGGAATTTTAAACAATCCTTAAGGCCCTCCTTTTATCAAAACCAGCTTTTTTATCATTCTTCCTATACAGGAATTGACAACATTTTTAAACTTGATTTGGCATCTAAAAGTATAAAACAGCTTACATATAGCTCATCAGGAGCATATAATGCTACTGTTGACTTGTTGTACAAACGATTATTATTCAACAATTTCAGTTACAGGGGACAAGATATTTCATTAATCCCTTTAGACAAAGGCAATATAATTGAGGTTAAAGAGACACCATCCGCATTTATAAATTATTATCAGCCTATAGTTGCCCGAGAACATGGCAAGTCAGTTTTAGATAGTTTCCCGAACAATAGCTATAAAATTTCGACTTATAAAGAAGGCCTACATTTAATTAACTTTCACAGTTTGAGTCCTTATGCTATGAGTGGAGATAACGACAACTATACGGCTGGAATTAGCCTTAAATCGAACAACTTATTAAATACGATGTCAGTAACGCTTGGTTATACGTATGATAATTCAGTAAAGTCAGGGGAATACAATGCATCCATTGCTTATAAAAAATATTATCCAATTTTTAGTTTAAATTACACAAACCGAAAAAGAGTAGCGGTTTTCGATTCGGTTATTAACCAACAAACCTTTTATAGGCAATTTAATTTCAGAGAAAACAGAGCTGACTTAAGCATTACGGTCCCGCTAAGCTTTTACAAAGCCAATTTTAATTACAGCATTGGTTTAACATCAAAACTAAGCTACATTTCAAGATATAATATTGAAAACGGTCCACAAGACTTTATAAAAGAGATAAAGTTTCCGATAGATAATACACTTTATTTTTATCGTACCTCCAGAAGTAGTGCGAGGGATATTAACCCTAAATGGGGCCAGCAGATAAGCCTAAGATATAATTCATTTCCATTGGATGACAATTTAGATGGTTCAATTTTCACATTGGAAAGTACATTTCTATTTCCAGGAATAATCAAGCATCACTCCTTTTTGGTTTCCTTTAATTATCAAAACAATACCGGCGTTTTTCGCAACGCAATTGAAATTCCTCAAGCATCAGGAGCTTCTTATTTTAACCGAACGGCTCCTTTAGAAAATTCGCTTTTATTCAGGTATCGTTTCCCTCTTTTTTACCCTGATTGGGAATTAGGTCGTTTTGCTTATATCAAACGTTTTAAAGGCGGTTTATTTACTGATTTTGAAAACATTAACAATGCAGGAGAATTAAAATCTTACGGGCTGGAATTACGGGCGGATTGTAATTTATTACGTTTCTATCTGCCACAATTTGACATCGGGACTAAAATGATTCTTTTTGCAAATAAAAGTATTCAATCACCGGCTTTTGAACTTATTTTCAATTTTAGTTTATAA
- a CDS encoding LptF/LptG family permease, giving the protein MKSLIQKFKKLLNITQLDEFIIKKFLTTFFFGLAIFVIIIVIFDISEKLDDFLKSTATMKEIAIDYYCNFILFYVSMLSPLVIFLAVIFFTAKMANNTEIVPILSSGISYIRFLYPYFVAATFLAVLSFVANAYIIPPSTRNKLNFEQKYIIKKTEYKGQNRHFKIDEGNFAYIQSYDSKDNSGYKFTLEKFKGDSLYYKLVANRIAWDTVKKVWRIENYSIRYTNGLKERMESGEKMFLKLSLNPQDLEKQDDERGALTLPQLNKQIKVEKLRGTGNVSSYEMDRWRIITTPISIFILVLIAVTLSSKKVRGGVGLPLGIGIGCSFAYIVLMQFAVIFSTKGGLPTYIAAWIPHIVFGSLAIYLYKIAPK; this is encoded by the coding sequence TTGAAAAGTTTAATACAAAAGTTTAAGAAACTACTGAATATCACTCAACTGGATGAGTTTATCATCAAAAAGTTTTTAACCACCTTTTTCTTTGGGTTGGCCATTTTCGTGATTATCATCGTAATTTTTGATATTTCTGAAAAACTGGATGATTTCCTGAAAAGTACGGCAACGATGAAAGAAATCGCCATTGACTATTATTGCAATTTCATTTTGTTTTATGTGAGTATGCTCAGCCCTCTTGTTATTTTCCTGGCTGTTATTTTCTTTACTGCAAAAATGGCTAACAACACTGAAATTGTACCCATTTTGAGCAGTGGCATAAGTTATATTCGTTTTTTGTACCCTTACTTTGTTGCTGCCACGTTTTTAGCTGTTTTAAGCTTTGTGGCTAATGCTTACATAATACCGCCATCAACTCGCAACAAGCTAAACTTTGAACAAAAGTATATTATTAAAAAAACGGAATACAAAGGTCAAAACCGCCACTTTAAAATTGATGAAGGTAATTTTGCCTACATACAAAGCTATGATTCAAAGGATAATAGTGGCTATAAATTCACTCTTGAGAAGTTTAAAGGTGATTCGCTTTATTACAAATTGGTTGCCAACCGTATTGCCTGGGATACAGTAAAGAAAGTATGGAGAATTGAGAATTATTCCATCAGATATACCAATGGGTTGAAGGAACGCATGGAAAGTGGTGAGAAAATGTTCCTAAAGCTTAGTCTGAATCCTCAAGACCTAGAAAAACAAGATGATGAACGAGGGGCCTTAACCCTACCTCAGTTAAATAAACAAATTAAAGTGGAAAAATTACGTGGCACCGGGAATGTCTCTTCTTATGAAATGGACAGATGGCGCATTATTACCACTCCCATTTCCATTTTCATATTGGTTTTAATAGCCGTTACCCTATCTTCAAAAAAAGTTCGTGGTGGTGTTGGTTTACCTTTAGGAATCGGGATCGGGTGCTCATTCGCTTATATAGTTTTGATGCAATTTGCAGTCATCTTTTCAACCAAGGGTGGGTTACCAACATATATCGCTGCCTGGATTCCGCACATTGTATTTGGTTCATTAGCTATTTATCTTTATAAAATTGCTCCTAAGTAA
- a CDS encoding helix-turn-helix domain-containing protein — protein MYTDFDYSHLRVTREQLGLTQKEAANASGISQRDISQLESGLKKFFPLAYILFLNHNGVNLNILFSNTLNIQNLITNRLGRIRSIDPETIQFNYSVFKIAREKVGLTQKQASERSGLSQRDISQLEAGLKKFIPYQFIQYLMNIKADLNQVFSYSPPEPKNGISTPIQPNLQPKNPEFSVKNKTPENRIFETQLTIDTEYSKDNASEISPELSLKVDHITNHSNNELNDQLSIDKNEPVSAVPAKEVIPNLPQPKMVTKEKIKLEPGIPLIKKLNTKNYIELCADEDFLNNLPSIKLHDLENGIFRAFEVSGREMEPLFYEGDIAVGFKVDEFESMKNNGLYILVNNKRIILRRIINCIKASNELILLTDNETIANEILKINELKEVWEFQLKITSSVDQLKNSFNELYFQLMKIQKDLEVIKSKL, from the coding sequence ATGTATACAGATTTTGATTATAGTCATTTAAGAGTTACTAGGGAGCAACTAGGATTAACTCAAAAAGAGGCCGCTAACGCCTCAGGAATAAGCCAAAGGGATATTTCGCAGCTCGAATCGGGGCTTAAGAAGTTTTTTCCTTTGGCTTATATTCTTTTTTTGAATCACAATGGTGTAAATTTGAATATTCTATTTTCGAATACTTTGAATATTCAAAATTTGATAACAAATCGATTGGGACGTATTCGCTCCATCGACCCTGAAACTATTCAATTTAATTACTCCGTATTCAAAATAGCCAGAGAAAAGGTTGGATTAACTCAAAAACAAGCCTCTGAACGCTCAGGACTGTCACAACGCGATATATCTCAACTAGAAGCAGGGTTAAAGAAATTTATTCCCTATCAGTTTATTCAATATCTAATGAATATTAAAGCTGATTTAAACCAGGTTTTCAGCTATTCACCACCAGAGCCTAAAAATGGTATAAGTACTCCTATTCAACCAAATTTACAGCCTAAAAACCCCGAATTTTCAGTAAAAAACAAAACCCCTGAGAATCGCATATTTGAAACACAACTGACCATTGATACGGAATATTCAAAAGACAATGCCTCTGAAATTTCACCTGAATTATCTCTTAAAGTAGACCATATAACTAATCATTCAAACAATGAGTTAAATGATCAATTATCGATTGATAAAAATGAACCTGTAAGTGCGGTTCCGGCAAAAGAAGTTATACCGAATCTTCCGCAGCCTAAGATGGTAACAAAGGAAAAAATCAAGTTGGAGCCAGGCATCCCTTTGATAAAAAAACTGAATACGAAGAATTACATTGAGCTATGCGCTGATGAAGATTTTCTCAATAACTTACCTTCTATAAAACTCCATGATTTGGAAAACGGAATATTCAGAGCATTTGAAGTGAGCGGAAGAGAAATGGAACCTCTGTTTTATGAGGGAGATATTGCTGTCGGCTTTAAGGTTGATGAATTTGAATCAATGAAAAACAATGGACTGTATATTTTGGTAAATAATAAACGTATCATTTTACGCAGAATCATCAATTGTATTAAAGCTTCAAATGAACTTATCTTACTTACCGATAATGAAACAATTGCTAATGAAATATTGAAGATAAATGAACTAAAAGAAGTGTGGGAGTTTCAGCTTAAAATAACTTCTTCTGTTGATCAGCTGAAGAACAGTTTTAATGAGTTATATTTTCAATTAATGAAGATTCAAAAAGATTTGGAAGTAATAAAAAGTAAGTTATAA
- a CDS encoding DMT family transporter, which produces MLLSNNLFKLHLTVIVWGFTAILGKLITVSALSLVWYRVIIAAIALFIFLKFKKSSLRVSKRDLFQLIGIGLLVTLHWVFFFHSIKISTVSVALVCLSSQTLFTGILEPLFMKTRISKLDVLVGILIVIGITCIFHFEGQYTLGIIIGLAASVLACLFNILNAKMVKREDPVLISFYELAGGWVALTIFLALTGHFNFAQNLVLTSSDIFYLLTLGIICTAVAYVVGIAVMKELTAYTVALVTNLEPVYGVILALLIFKDSEKMTTGFYVGALIVVASVALYPMLKRKSEAYKKQRFEASSK; this is translated from the coding sequence TTGCTCCTAAGTAACAATTTATTCAAGCTCCATTTAACTGTAATTGTTTGGGGTTTTACTGCCATTTTGGGCAAACTGATTACAGTTTCGGCACTTTCATTAGTTTGGTACCGTGTAATTATTGCTGCTATAGCACTTTTTATTTTCTTGAAATTCAAAAAGAGCAGCCTCAGAGTTTCAAAAAGAGATTTATTTCAATTAATCGGCATAGGTTTGCTTGTTACTCTTCACTGGGTATTCTTCTTTCATTCCATCAAAATATCTACTGTATCAGTTGCTCTGGTCTGTCTTTCTTCACAAACTTTATTTACAGGTATTTTAGAACCATTATTTATGAAAACCCGGATATCTAAACTTGATGTCCTTGTAGGAATACTCATTGTAATTGGAATTACCTGTATTTTTCATTTTGAAGGTCAGTATACTTTGGGTATTATTATTGGTTTAGCCGCTTCTGTGCTGGCTTGTCTTTTCAATATTTTAAATGCAAAAATGGTTAAACGTGAAGATCCTGTTTTAATCAGCTTTTATGAACTTGCAGGTGGATGGGTGGCGTTAACAATCTTTTTGGCATTAACCGGCCATTTCAACTTCGCTCAGAATTTAGTTTTAACCTCTTCAGATATATTTTACCTACTTACTTTGGGTATTATTTGTACTGCAGTAGCTTATGTTGTTGGAATTGCCGTAATGAAAGAATTAACAGCCTACACAGTTGCATTAGTTACCAACCTTGAACCTGTTTACGGAGTAATTTTAGCTTTACTCATTTTTAAAGACAGTGAAAAAATGACTACAGGGTTTTATGTGGGAGCTCTAATTGTTGTTGCCTCAGTTGCTCTTTATCCTATGCTTAAACGAAAAAGTGAAGCCTACAAAAAGCAACGCTTCGAAGCAAGCTCAAAATAA